In Maylandia zebra isolate NMK-2024a unplaced genomic scaffold, Mzebra_GT3a scaffold31, whole genome shotgun sequence, the sequence caaatggcctgctgagtggtgcatggagcaagttttgggtggcttgcgacctaaaatccaagtacacagatgcaaaaaaaatcaggccactgtgcgatgtgttcactgctacaggtacacatgtggtacCTTGTCGTTAccttaggtcgttacctagaattcctaggtaacgacctaatatacatatgaatgactccagcatttgactgactgctctccggcttttaaaggtagaaacgcaaaatgatgactccgcggtcaatttagccaatttagcttccacttccaccatttgactgctctcgggttttataggtagaaaggtagaagcctggggatgCTAGTGTTAATTTGTTACTAACTTGTTACAAATGTAACAAAACTATCCACATAAACAGCTCCACACCAGGGGGCGCTGCACAGTGGAGGTAACACGGACTGTCCTTTAAGACTACACCTGCATGAATAATGTAGGCGCTGGTGTTTcaggtgtgtgtatttatgtaccGGCCAAGTGCAGCGGCGTGGAGTGCCTCCCGTGTTGGTCTCGACAGTTAACGTTGTCTTGAGTACAGAGTTTCTTCACTCGAGCCAGGCAGCCTTTCTTGGCGGCGTCCAGCAGGGCGGCGTCACCCCGCAGGAGGTCCTGGATGTCCGTGTCGGCATCTTTCACCAGATCCAGAGGGGTGTTACCGTCCCGGTTTTTCCGGGTTGGGTCGGCGCCATGCTGGAGCCAGGAAATAACCAGAAACTGGCAGTTCGACTCTGATGTTCAGTGAGCTGTGTGGTGCTGCTGCTTCTATCCTTAAAgtgtttattcatttaaaacatgtgtgtgtgtctgtgtgtacctGCAGCAGGAGTTTGCAGATATCGTATTTGCCTTTGGCGGCAGCTTCGTGCAGCGGTGTGAACTTCCAGAGGTCAGCCACGTTGACCACGGCGCCGTGAAGAACGAGCAGCTCTGCGACTTCATAATGACTGTAGGAACAGGCGTTATGGAGAGGAACCAAACCgctgcagcagagacagaaCCACGACTTCAGCGCACATTTTTCCACCACACAGAGATGAAGTCTGACACATTTCTTCTGCTCGAGTCTGAAGACACGCAgtcctcctcctcaccctttATCCTTGGCGTGGACGTCGGCTCCGTGCTGCAGCAGGAACTGGACGACTGCCAGACGGTTGTAGCCGGCAGCAAAATGCAGCGGCGTGGACTGCCGACCCTCCACGTCCCTGCAGTTCACGTTCTGTGCTGTGCAGAGCCTCTGCAGATGCCGATGAATATGGTGTGCAGAGacaaagaaagcagagaaaaaggGAAAGAGTTAATTTGTTCAGTAACTTTAAGTTCAACAATGAAGCAACATCTGGACCAACagaacctgcagttcctctaatgtccagcaggggctccagcagtgagtcaTGCAGCTGTAGCTCCTAGCTTTTGCTAGTGAACTGCAGGCACTGAACATTTTGATGGCGTGAATGTGTTCCTGGCTTTAGAAATCAGACTGGTCCTCTAACATGGCTAACCTTGACGACGTCCACATCTCCAGATTTGGACGCTTCTAGCAGCTGTCGGTCGACTTCAGAGTTCCCGATCAGAAATCCTTCTGCAGagacaaacaaatgaaacacagaTGAGCAacaaaggtttaaaactagtgacGTGAAAGTGGCAAAACAAGTGAGCAGGCGGCTCATTTTCTCATGACTTGGTTTTAGAACAAGAGACGTCGCCCTCTGCTGGTAATTAGAATGAcggcaggtttaaggcacttaaGCCACACCCAcctttcatttcagtttatgGATTTTAAAAATAGGACGCAGTTAGGACCAAgttaaaggttaaataaatggaaaaacatGACTGTATTCCAAACATCCACGTGTTTGGTGCAGCAGTGTTTCTAATACCAGCTTTCCTTCTTCCAGTTAAAAAACTGACTATTAAAAGCAGGCGTGATGATTTCCGTCACCTTGCAGTATCTCCTGCACGCTCTCGTTGCCCAGCTGTGATGGTGACAATCCCTGCAGCGACGTGAGCAGCGGGTCGCAGCCGGCGGTCAGCAGCAGCCTGCAGGTCTGCAGGTGGCCGCAGCGAGCGGCTCGATGCAGCGCCGTTTGGCCAAGATGATCTACCGCGTTCACCTGGACGGAAACGACAGGCGGGATTCGTCTCAGGTGTTTCTGATGCTGCAGCGACACTTTCTAATGAACGTGCTTGGGATTAACCACACATTTCAGCTGCCGTTCGCTCACCTTCGCTTCATGTTTCACCAGAACCTCAATGACATCGTTGTGGGCTTTCTCTGACGCCACGTGGAGCGGGGTCTGCAGGCTGAGGGAAACAGTGACCTCACAAAAAGATCAGGAACTGTGTGACATCACAAACATCActtaaacaggaagtaaaacgCTCTGACACCTCGGGACTCACTCTTTAGTCTTCTCGTTGACGTTGGCACCCTTCCTCAGCAGAACTTCACATACTTGCTTCCTCTTTGGGTACCTAGAGGCAGACGCACAATGCTGagagcgcgcgcacacacacacacacacacacacgcttgttTTTAACACTGAAAATTGTCAATCCATTAAAATCTGCGTGAGTAACTCGGGGCGACTGCACAGGTCTGAACACGGCGCCTCACCAGCGCCGTCTCCTGAGTGTGCGGGTGTTTGAAGCTGATGGTCTCCACGCTCAGATGCTTCTTCACTTGAACCATGTCGGCGTCCCTCGCCGCCTGCAGCAGGCTGTGACCTCTGAACTCAtctgagaaaacagaaaatcctCGATGTGCACGCTAATCTGCTAATGACTGTTTGACTTATTTTCTTACAAACAGGGAAACAGGACGTACAGGCGAGCCGCTCCTTCAGCTGTGCGGTTGGAGCGAGGTCGATGGAGCTTTTATTGTAACAGTTCAGGAAGGTGGGGTCGGCGCCGTAGCTCAGCAGCAGAGAGCACACCTGTGCAAACACACGAAGGCCACCTGAGTAAGAACGGGGGAGGAGGGACTATTTCTACAGCAGAAAGTAGTTCCGGTGCCCATGATGCTGTGCTCTGTGTGACTGTTCAGAGTTActgtgtcaaacataaggcctgagGGCCAGAATCAACccggcaaagactccaatctggcctACTGGACATTTTTGGAAAAGTTAAAAGACGACACAGATTATGGACTTTAACTTGATTTTCATAGCTTGTCCTGCTGATAAAGACAGAGCCATAGTATAAAGTAAACGCAGAGTTATAAAGTAATAGACAATTAAATGTgcagtagaaatatatgtttctattttgtgttgacttttacacatttatttttttagattaagTCCAAAGAGTGGAGCTGACAGATCTCCGCAgcagcacttctttttcttacatTGAGATttctcagggattaaatgtgcagttaaacTTTTTCACCAGCACTTAAGATCAAAGCAGTCTGTGTGTGGCCCGCAATAATCTGCTTCATATTTATTGGTTATTTGGATGAAGCAGCTGTTTTAAGGAGAAAGAGCGTACACGGTGTCATTTCAGAAGCCTAACTGGCATCACAGTGAGGTTTCGTCGGGAACAACAGGgagaaaacatgtttaatgaaggCGCAAATATCCGACACACTGCAGCGCCATCTAGTGACCAAATAAAAAAACCGCAACCTCGAGGATGCTCTGAGTGTAAGAGCTGCATTAAGGAAaaaactttgcattttaattaaaatgcaaatctTCAGTTTTTCCATCCTGAAAATTCTGTTGATGAatggtgtcctgcaggtgttGAGCTCCAGGGTGCGCTGTGATTGGCTGTAgtgagttttgtgtgtgttttacctcAACGCGGTTCTTGGAAGCAGCTTCATGCAGAGGCGTGAACTGCCACAGGTCCATGGCGTTCACGCAGGCGCCGTGCTGCACACGGAGACGGGACGGATTAGTATGGGTatgacccccacccccaccatgTGCACAGTGCCTGTTCTGCTCGAGCCTGATAAAGTGACAGATACCTTCATCAGCAGCTCGATGACCTCGTAGTGGCCGTACGAACAGGCGTTATGAAGAGGAACCAGGTCcctgaaacaaacacaacagcgAGCGGTCAAAACTGCTGCTGCGTTTAACACGTCACAGCCGAGGTGGAGCACTGCGTGTTAAAGAAAACCATCCACAGACTGCAGGCCTCTGTTGAGCCTTACAGACAAAGGAAAGGGCAAGGAAGCTCCACACAGGCACTTACCCCTTATCCTTGGCGTGTACGTCAGCACCGTGCTGCAGTAACAGCTGCACCGTCTTCACACGGTTGTAACCAGCGGCGAGGTGTAGCGGCGTTgactgaaacaacaacaacaacacccagTGGTGTGTTACAACACAGGGACACACCGACACAAGCCTCCACCCTGCTGTCAGAGTTATGACCGACAGGAAGAGTTTCTCTACATGAGTCTATTCATGTGAGCCACACTCACCAATGACCCACCACTAATCCATTAAACACAAGGAGCTAGATCCACGATTTTTAGGTTCTGtctccatttatttttttagatattttactgttattttaaccatttcattcatttctgcaTTATTTGTGCTGGTTAACAATATTTAAACCATGTATCTGTTCTTTATATTTAACTCAATAACTTTCAGTTTACTTTAACCAGTTATCAGGGGCGGAGCTAAATGGGGGGGCACCTGTGGTTCCCATGTGCCCCAAAATGTGATTAAACTGATTAGGCATCACACACTTCTTAGAAAAAAGCGTTCAGCTCAGTCTGATATAAATTCAGACCCTCCTCGTTACCTTTCGCCCATCACTGGCGTGACAGTTGACGTTGAGCGGCGTCAGCAGAGCCATCAGCTTCTGTTCGTTCCCGCTCCTGTGGAGACATCGGCATCACGTTCAACCAAGCTGGAGTTTAATTGAGTTTAATGAATTATATTCAAGGCGTCAATTTCAGAAAAATCTGCTGATGTGTTTTCTCATGAATGTCAGAATCTACTGAAACGAGAGCAAGCGCTGACAGACTCTCACTTCCTATGTTTCTGAGAAATGAATCAAAAATCCAAAACTTCACATTTAAGCAGCTAGAAAAGAGAAATTTGgggatttttaattttaaaaatgacacttGTTCAGTTCAGCTGTAACATCTAAACATTTATGCTTCAACCAAACAAGGTGATACAGAATTACAGAGTACTGTACCTGGCACTTTCCAGAAGCTCATCTTTTCTGTATTCACctgcaaacaaaagaaaacagaaaaaaaaaaaacacacaggaaGAAGCTGATAAAATGTTTCCCTaaacttgacctttgacctctttttctttcagtcttaATATGAACCACAACCAAAGTAAAGGCTAATGtggaagaaaaaagtaaaacaaagctCAATGAAATTAACAatttgctaacatgctaatgtTTAGCAGCTATGTTTACCTTTTTCTGAGTGTATTTGCCATAAATACCAAACGAAACTATTCTGCTCATTGTCTTTGTTTCTGTGCAGAGTCTCGACTAGAGAAGCTTTGCCTGATTTATCTTATTTATCGTAAAGTGAGTTTGATGTCAGCTCATCGTAATCGTAGCAAAGATCTGCAGAAACTGAGTAAACGGAGCAATGTGAGGGTTTCTCCCTCAGGAATTACAGTCAGCGCATCACTGTGGGCTAAGTGATGGGCTGACGGAGAGGTTTCATTTGATCATCCAACACAGTGAGATCATATGTCAGACAAATAAGCAAACTTTAAACAAAGATTAAAAAGTGTCAAAAGCAAAAATCTATCAAcaccacaaacaacatttttaggaatATGACAAAAACCAGGAAACAAAACCACATAACTGCATGAAACCATATAAAAACCATAAAAAGACAGATTTactgtttcatgtgtgtttgcagaagAGTGAGACGGACTAAAATCAGATGTGCTGGAAGTGTGATTATTGATACACGTTCATGgtcacagctgaataaaccGAATTTATCGAGACGGGGGTGTGACCGCCTCGTCCAAACTTCGTCACAAACAGGTGAGCTCTAACACCTGCAAATGTCCCCGTGAGGTCCAGCTCACCTGTCAGGACTGCTTTGGCGGCGGACGCATCAGCGAGATCTAGAGCGGTTCGACCGTCGGTGTTCCTGATGGTCGGCTCAGCATCGTGCTGCAacaacactacacacacacacacacacacacacacacacacactttaattaattaatgcgTCCAGAGTTTAACAGGACGCGGTGACTCAGGTGCTCTTTAGTGAGGCAGGTGACTCAAATCTTACGTAGAGCAATAACCAACAAAAAGAGCtcctcagtttttattttaataaattagAATTTTTTTGATTGGGCAACATGATCTACTGACACTGCAGGAACTGTGTGATGTGTGTCCTTCTGCTCTGAGCTCAGTGACAGCTTCCTGGTGACTTCATGGTCTCGGCCTCTAGTACAGTAAAGCTGGTGCAGGGTGCAGCTGCCTCATTATATTCAATATGTTTGGTTTCAAAAACTCAGAAGTCAAAGCTTATTTACTgtggctatgtccatcttttatatacagtatatggcCACAAATAGTTTTCCAGGACAGGAGCAGCAGGAgccaaatgcagacacagaagatgacagaaatgaacaaaatgcaaaactttattaGGGATTAGGGAGCAAGCAGAAATAcaaaagtaagaacaaaacgtcACGGAGAGCAAAATCAGGACAGCAAACAAACCAGGAGGGGAACAGGTGTCACGGACCCGGCTCTGGAGGACTCGGGGGTCCGTGACCAGTTTTgactgttgttattgttgttagtattattattatttggtgatgtgtgttttctccacaatgctgtgttagtctgtgtcccactcgTATGTATAGGCAGGGTGTGGGTGTATACgtgtgtatgtctgcgggtgtggctggaggatggagcacagccacctgcaggcctgatagGTGTGGCCCTGcgaaggactggccacacctgaagttcctgccacacctgttggtgatcagggctcgtcgggggagctacttaggagagtgttggagctcccaccggcgCGGGATCATTGAGTTATCGTACCAAGTTAGTGTGTCTGCATATGTCTGTGTTGTTCGTATATGCCCGCCGAGGGTTAGTGTTGACGGCTGCCTCTATGGTTTCCCTGCAGGAGGAAGAGTGGTCCAGAAAGGCAGCACGCACGGGGTGTGCGGAAACACAACAGCGGGGAGCACGAGCACGAGCACAGACGTCGGAGGGAAGCACGCACACGGGGTTCAAGGGAGCAACGGGGAGttattgtatttacagtttttcactgtgaataaagagcactgtttgcatcgcagagtctgcgttttgggtcctcctttccccacatccccacggtctgccagccagaccgtgacagaatgATCCCGCCAACCACCATGGACCCAGCAAACTCAGGAGTTGCCACGGAGGAGAGATCGCTCACGCAGCTATGGGATTACTGCCGGAGCGTAATCCAGGCTGTAGACCCACCCAAGAGACATATACAGGTAGTGTTCTTTGACAATTATCTCTCATCCACTACCTTCACCACGAACATTCTGGACATTAACAAACTTAGGCACCTGGTCGCTAGTTTAAGGGAGAGCTCGAGTTTTGAACTATTTGGCTTGGGTGGTCCGAGCATGGACAGTTCGGCTGCTCTCCTAGAGACTCTAGCCGCTTGGTTTTTCACGCGTCGGCGGAGGGCTTTCCCGTCGATGCCCGCGGCACAATCGTTTGATCCGCCGTTACGGAAGGCATGCCGCACTCTCTACCATCATCCCATTACGCCTCAACCCACTCCTGCGGTTTCAGCCCGGTCAGCTGGCAACGGACCAACAGCGCTCATCACCGCAGTGAGTAAACCCGACTCATTTGTTTCTATTAATCCTGTCATTGAAAATCAAAACACAGATGAACAGCAGAGGACTGTTTCCGTACACCCGGCCCCGCCTTCACGGAGGAGAAGGCGTCCTCGCAAGCAGCATTCAGCCACCTCTACACTCACTCCTGTGCTGGTCGAAGGCTCAGGACCAGCGGCTCTGGACGCCACAGTGAGTAAAATGGACTCTGCCGGTGTCGTAAATTCCCTTCCTGTGAACATGGACATAGAGACTATAGCCACTACGGCAATTAACAATGGAGAAACTGTAAGAGGTGTAACTGAACTCCCAGTGGGGATTTTTGGACCACCGACGGACGAATGTGGCCTGAGTGCTAATGCTGGGGCAGAATTTTGCATAGACAGCCCTGAGGTAGTTAGCTCAGAGTCGGTGGGGTCAGAAACTGTTTGCTTTACCTCCAAAAACTCAGAAGATGTTCACTCTGAGACTGTGAGCTGGGAGCTAGGGAGTTCACAGCATACAGACCCAGATGACTTTTTGGCTCAGTCTGGCCATATGGAGACAGAGGTTCTCCCCAGGGCTTCCCCAGTTgcctctggacccctggaatTTGTTGAGCCAGCTGTAACATTCTCATCCTCTCCACCCTTCATAATAGCCATATCACCCTCAACTCAGTCCGCTGCCCAGCTAGTAACGGAGTCTGCTGCCCAGCTGGTGACTGAGTCTTCAGTCCGGTCAGCCTCTCACCTTCATCCTCAGTTGGAGGTCGATATGCCTGCTGGACCACCTCTGCCATCATTTCACCTGTCTGTCCCTGCATCGTTGGCCAGTCCACCGGGAGCAGCGACCGCACCATCATCACCTCCTCCCTCTGCAGCTACTTCTCCACCAGAGTCCCATCAGACTGCAGCGACCGCAGCACTCTCGGCTTCGCCATCTGCATCACCTACTCTACCTTCACCTTCCCCACCTGCAGACACCGCATCACCATCTTCACCTCCAGATCGACCGTCAGTAGCTGTAGCGCAGCCGGAGGTGCTCAGGGTGCTCGGAGAGCgggaggagcccgcaccgccagctgTGGAGCCCTGCGAGCCGGAGCAGGAGCCCGGCGAGCCGGAGGAGTGGCTCAGCGTGGCGGAGCAGGAGCCCTGCGAGCCGGAGCAGGAGCccggcgagccggaggagcggCTCAGCGTGGCGGAGCAGGAGCCCAGCGAGCGGGAGGAGCTCGATCTTCCCGAGccggagctcagcgagcgggagccggagctcagcgagcgggagccggagctcagcgagcgggaggaGCTCGCTCTGCCCGAGCcggagcagctcagcgagcaggagcagctcagcgagcaggagcagctcagcgaaCCACCAGCAGAGGAGCTCGGCGAGCGGAAGGAACAACCGGTGCTGCCAGCCGCCGAGGTGGAGCTCTCGCTGCCAGCAGCCGAGGAGGGACCCGCTCAGCCGGAGCCGGAGGTCAACGAACCGGAGGGACCTCCACGTCTGGCGCGGCCTCCACGCCATCCACGTCCTCTGCATCCACGTCAGCGACCAGCGCGTCATGAACCGTGTGCCACACCTCGCTGTTGCTCACCGGAGGAGCagcgccgccaccggacccgtggcaggccgcctggggagcagcgccgccgccaTCGGACCCGGggcaggccgccggaggagcCGCAGCGCTGCTACCGTCACTGGATCCCGGGCAGGCCGCCTGGGGAGCAGCGCCGCCGCCTTCGGACCCGGggcaggccgccggaggagcagcAGCGCCGCTACCGCCTCTGGATCCTGGGCGGGCCGCCTGGGGAGCAGCGCCGCCGCTACTGGGCCCGGGGCTCGCCACCGGAGGGGCAGGAGTGCCGCCGCCACTGGAGCAGTGGCAGGCCCCCAGAACCGTTTTTCTGCTGTTGCCGGACCCGTGGCTGCCCGCCGGAGCTGCAATGTCGCCACCATTGGACTCGAGGTAGGCCCCCTGAACTCTTTTGTTATGTTGATGGGCCGCCTGAGACTGTTTTGtggcattttttctttttgttgctccGCTGCGGGATGCGCGGTCGGACTCTGGGACTGTGACCATGGGGGGGTTGTTTTCTTTGGgggtttttgcttgttttggttctgccctccgtcctggacctcccgccgcccgccctgggttggttgtgctgtttttggtttgtgtttttgggTCGTCGGGAGCCGACCcttagagggggggtactgtcacggacCCGGCTCTGGAGGACTCGGGGGTCCGTGACCAGTTTTgactgttgttattgttgttagtattattattatttggtgatgtgtgttttctccacaatgctgtgttagtctgtgtcccactcgTATGTATAGGCAGGGTGTGGGTGTATACgtgtgtatgtctgcgggtgtggctggaggatggagcacagccacctgcaggcctgatagGTGTGGCCCTGcgaaggactggccacacctgaagttcctgccacacctgttggtgatcagggctcgtcgggggagctacttaggagagtgttggagctcccaccggcgCGGGATCATTGAGTTATCGTACCAAGTTAGTGTGTCTGcatatgtctgtgtttttcgTATATGCCCGCCGAGGGTTAGTGTTGACGGCTGCCTCTATGGTTTCCCTGCAGGAGGAAGAGTGGTCCAGAAAGGCAGCACGCACGGGGTGTGCGGAAACACAACAGCGGGGAGCACGAGCACGAGCACAGACGTCGGAGGGAAGCACGCACACGGGGTTCAAGGGAGCAACGGggagttattgtgtttacagtttttcactgtgaataaagagcactgtttgcatcgcagagtctgcgttttgggtcctcctttccccacatccccacggtctgccagccagaccgtgacaacaGGACACAGGTGAGAGCACCTGACAGCAGGAGGAGACAAAGAGGGCGGAGCAAACGATGACGATGATGCAAAGGAAGGTGAACCAAAGCAGGAAGTAACCAAAAACACCACGACAAGACGACTCACAGCAAACATAACATCAGACACGGGAACACAAGAGGAACTGACATGTACACAAGACAAGGAggaagacaaacacagaaacaacacaAGCAACTCACAACACACGCGAACAAACCAAACTGCATCACAGGTTAGCTTCAGTTACCAGAGCGAGTCACATAAAAAGTATCAAAGCTGCTGATAATTCATTCATTACAACATATTTCCCGAATTATCTCTAACACAAAACATCATTTCAGCAACGTTTTGTTTGCCTGAAGTCAAATTTGGTTTGAATTCAAATGAAAccttttgtgtgtcagtgtgtgtgtgtgtgtgtgtgcagtaacTCTGTGTCCTGCAGATGTTTGAACATCTGGGTGCTTTTGTACCTATGCACACATCGATCTTGCCCTTGATGGCTGCCTCGTGGAGCGGGGTGTAGTTCCAGTTGTCTCTGGCATTGGCGTCCGCCCCGTGGTGAAGCAGCAGACTCACAacctacgcacacacacacacacaaaaaaaaacaaacaaacaaacaaacaaaaaaaaaaaacacacaaggctgCAGAGTTTCTGAAGTTTCAGGGGAAAAGTCTCCACTTTCCAGCTCTGGATACGGAACACGTGGATGTACCTCGGCGTGGCCGAAGGAGCAGGCGTTGTGGAGCGATATCAGACCGCCATCATCCCTGGCATGGACGTTGGCGCCGTTCTGGAGGAGGAAGTCCACCACGTCTTTACGGCCAAAGCCTGGAGACGCAGAGAGCGACACAAATGAACGAGGCTCATTATTCCTCTGCTGCCTGAGCCCTTGAACACCTCTGTGACTCCTCTCATTCTACAACCATAAATTATTCAGAGCGAGGCGGCAACGAGCTAACGGGGCTGTACAGGGAGGAGgcagcttcatcatcatcatcatcatcatcacaaggGAGAAGAGATGCACGGAGAGTTTTGTGAGCGGAAACATCACTGCAGTCAGtttgacaaagaaaaacacaaccgCTCCAAGTTTTAAATGAACGCTGATGAAActctgcagagctgcagagcGAGGTCATGATAACCATCCACACAGATCCGGCTTCCCTCCACCCAAGTCTGGGGAAAATAACAACAGCATAAAGC encodes:
- the LOC106674744 gene encoding poly [ADP-ribose] polymerase tankyrase-2-like codes for the protein MSSGRRCSGVSGLGGGAVSPGPVVVEVAEPGTGEGHRELFEACRSGDLERVRKLVTAENVNSRDTAGRKSTPLHFAAGFGRKDVVDFLLQNGANVHARDDGGLISLHNACSFGHAEVVSLLLHHGADANARDNWNYTPLHEAAIKGKIDVCIVLLQHDAEPTIRNTDGRTALDLADASAAKAVLTGEYRKDELLESARSGNEQKLMALLTPLNVNCHASDGRKSTPLHLAAGYNRVKTVQLLLQHGADVHAKDKGDLVPLHNACSYGHYEVIELLMKHGACVNAMDLWQFTPLHEAASKNRVEVCSLLLSYGADPTFLNCYNKSSIDLAPTAQLKERLAYEFRGHSLLQAARDADMVQVKKHLSVETISFKHPHTQETALHCASASRYPKRKQVCEVLLRKGANVNEKTKDLQTPLHVASEKAHNDVIEVLVKHEAKVNAVDHLGQTALHRAARCGHLQTCRLLLTAGCDPLLTSLQGLSPSQLGNESVQEILQEGFLIGNSEVDRQLLEASKSGDVDVVKRLCTAQNVNCRDVEGRQSTPLHFAAGYNRLAVVQFLLQHGADVHAKDKGGLVPLHNACSYSHYEVAELLVLHGAVVNVADLWKFTPLHEAAAKGKYDICKLLLQHGADPTRKNRDGNTPLDLVKDADTDIQDLLRGDAALLDAAKKGCLARVKKLCTQDNVNCRDQHGRHSTPLHLAAGYNNLEVAEYLLQHGAEVNSQDKGGLIPLHNAASYGHVDVAALLIKYDACVNGTDKWAFTPLHEAAQKGRTQLCVLLLAHGADPTLRNQEGQSPLDLVTADDVRALLTAAMPPSAFPGCYKPQVISVAVSASGAPPVTAIPPLLSSNPSSSSACPTPSLLLSSSPSTSSSLSSSPPPSSSSPFPEMSALLLAAEGSPGTEKKDEGTELSICQFLENLGLEHLLEIFDREQITLDVLVEMGHRELKEIGINAYGHRHKIIKGVERLISGPQSLNPYLTLNTANSGTILIDLSADDKEFQSVEEEMQSTIREHRDGGHAGGVFNRYNLVKIQKVCNKKLWERYSHRRKEVSEENHNHSNERMLFHGSPFVNAIIHKGFDERHAYIGGMFSAGIYFAENSSKSNQYVYGIGGGTGCPLHKDRSCYVCHRHLLFCRVILGKSFLQFSAMKMAHSPPGHHFVTGRPSVNGLALAEYVIYRGEQAYPEYLITYQIIKPEASADG